The following is a genomic window from Streptomyces lincolnensis.
CCACGGCTTGACGGTGGAGTTGAGCTCTCCGCCGACGTACTGGATCGGCTTCTGCACATGCGGGAGCAGAGCTTCGAGCTGCGGAAACACGGACTCTGCGGCCGCAGCGACTTCGGCAGGCATGTCGCGAACCTTCGTGAGCGGGACTGAACTGACAGGGGTGACCATCAAGACTAACGCGGCCACGGCCACCCCCCGCACGCCCGAAGGGCTCAGAGGTCCGCCGCCGCGTCCTTGACCTCGTCCCAGAACCCGGGCAGCTCGGCCTCCACGGTCGCGGCCCGGTGCTCCTCGCGCCCGTACAGCAGCCCGTACGTGAACGCGCTCTCCCCCGCCGCGTGCGCGACCGCGGACAGCTCGCGCAGGGTCCCGCGGGCCATGACGCTGTCCTGGTGCTCGCCGAGCAGGTTCTGGAGGGACTTCATGGACTTGACCAGGTCCTTGGCCGGCTTGCCGAGGGCCGGGCGGGCCGCCTCCGCCGCGTAGCGGGTCCGCTTCGTCTTCTTGCGGGCCTCGTGGATGGCGACGTCCCGGTCCGTGCCGGGGTCCAGCTCCAGCGCCTGCCCGACGAGCGCGGACACCTTCGCGAAGTCCTTCTTCACCGCCTTGGGGATCACCTTCCCGGGTTTCTTCCCGGCCGCCTTCAGCAGCGGCGGGTCGGCGAGCAGTGTGTCGAAGGCATCGAGCAGGGCCAGGTAGCGGCGGGAGTCGAGGATCCCGATCAGCCGGCCGCTCGCGCCGCCGGGCCGGTCGCCCGCCCAGGCGGCCAGCCGCTCGGCGACCGGACCGGAGACCAGCGTGGAGGGCACCTGGTCGAGGGCCGCGGACAGGCGTTCGTTCAGTACCTCACGGTCCCGGTCCACGCCCAGCTCACCGGCCAGCCACTTCAGCTCGTCGCCGATCGGGTCGGTGACGGCCCGGTCGAGGATCTTGCCGAACGACTTGAAGGTGCTGCGCATCCGGCGGGTGGCGACGCGCATGCTGTGCACGGAGTCCTCGACGTCGCGGCGCACAGCCGGGTCGAACTCGACGATCGCGTCCCGCTGGGCGCGGACGTAGGCGAGGACGTGGTCGCCGGCGGTCACCGGGTCACCGGTGGCGGCGGGCCGACGCTTCTTCTCCGGGGCGGTCTCCGCCAGCGCCCGCGCCAGCTTCGACGCCGACCCCGACGGCCGCACCCCCGCCTTGCGCAGGCGTTTGTCGACCTTGTCGAGGAAGGCCGGGTCGCCCCCGTCGGCCAGCTCCACCTCGATCTCGGTCCACTGGGCGCTGCCACCCTCTTCCGTGAGCCGCTCGGCCCGTACCGCGTCGACGCTCACCTCGGCCAGCAGCCGCCCGTCGCCGTCCACCAGGTGGCGCACGTCCCGGTCCGAGCGCAGGCGCACCACGGGCCGCAGCTCGGCGTCGCGGACGCGGGAGCGGACCAGGCCGGCGAGGGCGCGGGGCACGGTGTCGGAGAGCGGCGCCTGGATCTCGTCCCGCACGCCCGGGGTCACCGGGAACTTCAGATGCCAGCCCGCGTCCGATCCGCCGGTGCGGCGGCGCAGGGTGAGCGCGGAGGCGGCGAGGCGTTCGTCGACGGTGTCGTAGTAGGTGGCGTCCAGGTGCGCGACTCCCTTGTCGATCACTGCCTCGACCCCGGCGACGCCGGTCAGGTCGGGCAGTCCGCTCTCGTCGGACTCGTATTTCCGCTCGATCTCGCGCTTGATGTCCGCCATGACCTGAATCTAGTGGCCCACGGCCCGTTACGGCAGGGGGCACCGCGGACGGCCCCCGGGCAAACCCGGGGGCGACCACGGGTGACGTCAGGCGGACATGGGCCGCTGCACCCGGATGGACTGCAACAGCCCCACCGCCACCCAGACCGCGAACATCGACGAGCCTCCGTAGGACACGAACGGCAGTGGCAGGCCCGTGACCGGCATGATCCCGAGGGTCATGCCGATGTTCTCGAAGGCCTGGAAGGCGAACCAGGCCACGATCCCGGCGGCGACGATCGTGCCGTAGAGCTCGGTCGTCTCGCGGGCGATGCGGCAGGCGCGCCACAGGACGACGCCGAGCAGCACGATGATCAGGCCCGCGCCGAGGAAGCCGAGTTCCTCGCCGGCGACGGTGAAGACGAAGTCGGTCTGCTGCTCGGGCACGAACTGGCCGGTCGTCTGCGAGCCGTGGAACAGCCCGGAGCCCGTCAGTCCGCCCGAGCCGATGGCGATGCGGGCCTGGTTGGTGTTGTAGCCGACACCCGCCGGGTCGAGGCTGGGGTTGGCGAAGGCCGCGAAGCGGGCGATCTGGTACTCGTCCAGGATGTGCAGCTGCCATACGGCGATGGCGCCGGCCGCGCCCGCGCCGAGCAGTCCGAACACCCACCGGTTGGAGGCGCCGGAGGCGAGCAGCACGCCCAGCACGATGATGACCATCACCATGACCGACCCGAGGTCGGGCATCAGCATCACGACCAGCATCGGCACGGCGGCCAGGCCGAGCGCCTGGAGCACGGTGCGGTGGTCCGGGTACGGCTTGTCACCCGCGTCCACCCGTGCGGCCAGCAGCATCGCCATGCCCAGGATGATCGTGATCTTCACGAACTCGGAGGGCTGGAGCGAGAAGCCGCCGCCGAGCACGATCCAGGAGTGGGCGCCGTTGACGGTCGAGCCGAGCGGGGTCAGTACCAGCAGGATCAGGAACACCGAGGCGCCGTAGAGGATCGGGACGGCGGTGCGCAGGGTGCGGTGGCCGAGCCAGACCGTGCCGATCATCAGGGCGAGCCCGATGCCGGTGTTCATGAGGTGCCGGACCAGGAAGTAGTACGGGTCGCCCTGGTTGATCTCGGTGCGGTTGCGGGTGGCCGAGAAGACGAGGATCGAGCCGATCAGTGACAGGGCGACGGCCGCGAGCAGTATCGGCCAGTCCAGCCGGCGGGCGAGGGAGTCCCGGGCCAACAGGCGGGTCCAGCCCGCCCGTTGGGGCCCGTATCCGGAGACGTGGAAGCTGTTGACGCCGGTCATGCGAGCGTCCTCCGGCTTCCGCCTGCCCGCCGTCGGCGGCGTGCGTTCCGGTTGCCCGGGGTGGCTGTCCCCACGGTGGCCGCCAGCTGCTGCACGTCCGGCTCCTCCGTGCCCTTCTGGCTG
Proteins encoded in this region:
- a CDS encoding CYTH and CHAD domain-containing protein — translated: MADIKREIERKYESDESGLPDLTGVAGVEAVIDKGVAHLDATYYDTVDERLAASALTLRRRTGGSDAGWHLKFPVTPGVRDEIQAPLSDTVPRALAGLVRSRVRDAELRPVVRLRSDRDVRHLVDGDGRLLAEVSVDAVRAERLTEEGGSAQWTEIEVELADGGDPAFLDKVDKRLRKAGVRPSGSASKLARALAETAPEKKRRPAATGDPVTAGDHVLAYVRAQRDAIVEFDPAVRRDVEDSVHSMRVATRRMRSTFKSFGKILDRAVTDPIGDELKWLAGELGVDRDREVLNERLSAALDQVPSTLVSGPVAERLAAWAGDRPGGASGRLIGILDSRRYLALLDAFDTLLADPPLLKAAGKKPGKVIPKAVKKDFAKVSALVGQALELDPGTDRDVAIHEARKKTKRTRYAAEAARPALGKPAKDLVKSMKSLQNLLGEHQDSVMARGTLRELSAVAHAAGESAFTYGLLYGREEHRAATVEAELPGFWDEVKDAAADL
- the rodA gene encoding rod shape-determining protein RodA, with translation MTGVNSFHVSGYGPQRAGWTRLLARDSLARRLDWPILLAAVALSLIGSILVFSATRNRTEINQGDPYYFLVRHLMNTGIGLALMIGTVWLGHRTLRTAVPILYGASVFLILLVLTPLGSTVNGAHSWIVLGGGFSLQPSEFVKITIILGMAMLLAARVDAGDKPYPDHRTVLQALGLAAVPMLVVMLMPDLGSVMVMVIIVLGVLLASGASNRWVFGLLGAGAAGAIAVWQLHILDEYQIARFAAFANPSLDPAGVGYNTNQARIAIGSGGLTGSGLFHGSQTTGQFVPEQQTDFVFTVAGEELGFLGAGLIIVLLGVVLWRACRIARETTELYGTIVAAGIVAWFAFQAFENIGMTLGIMPVTGLPLPFVSYGGSSMFAVWVAVGLLQSIRVQRPMSA